One genomic window of Kaistia geumhonensis includes the following:
- a CDS encoding DUF2927 domain-containing protein yields the protein MTVAILEADKPIGRAGTGRTMASFMMRTKRVRPSLPPVSRRLRAGLETVVVLVFAFLFSLGAHAGPKAPDDYSDSEIMRGFMLTVFGREGPLPQDGSAGFVNKFTDPVGVYVLDNSGIAGQAAEVSRFVALLDRTVPNLEIKMEPQPEKARLFIFLVNRANYRQVIADAVPRSPQTKFLERARCSTILWNRTTGVLDKAYVFILADRGPKIFTSCLAEELTQALGPANDNAELRWSLYNDDNDVGTFGLFDWYILATLYDGSVLAGMNAEEARSVLPGAIARARAFAPRVRPLLVLP from the coding sequence TTGACCGTCGCGATCCTCGAAGCGGATAAGCCGATAGGGCGTGCCGGTACAGGAAGGACAATGGCCAGTTTCATGATGCGGACAAAGAGAGTGCGGCCATCATTGCCGCCGGTTTCTCGTCGCCTTCGGGCCGGCCTGGAGACTGTCGTCGTTCTCGTCTTCGCTTTCCTATTTTCGCTCGGAGCACATGCCGGACCGAAGGCGCCAGACGACTATTCCGACAGCGAGATCATGCGTGGATTCATGCTCACGGTCTTCGGCCGGGAGGGGCCGTTGCCACAGGACGGCAGCGCCGGTTTCGTCAACAAGTTCACCGATCCGGTCGGTGTATACGTTCTCGACAACAGCGGCATTGCTGGGCAGGCGGCTGAAGTGTCCCGCTTCGTGGCGCTGCTTGACCGGACCGTTCCGAACCTCGAGATCAAGATGGAGCCACAGCCGGAGAAGGCGAGGCTTTTCATCTTCCTGGTCAATCGCGCCAACTATCGTCAGGTCATCGCCGACGCCGTCCCCCGCAGCCCGCAGACGAAGTTTCTGGAACGCGCTCGCTGCTCTACGATCCTCTGGAACAGGACCACCGGGGTCCTCGACAAGGCCTATGTGTTCATCCTTGCCGATCGGGGGCCGAAGATCTTCACAAGCTGTCTGGCGGAGGAGTTGACCCAGGCGCTGGGACCGGCCAACGACAACGCCGAACTCCGGTGGTCGCTCTATAATGACGACAATGACGTCGGGACCTTCGGCCTCTTCGACTGGTACATCCTCGCCACGCTCTACGATGGCAGCGTCCTGGCGGGCATGAATGCCGAGGAGGCCCGCAGCGTCCTGCCCGGTGCCATCGCCCGCGCCAGGGCCTTCGCGCCGCGTGTCAGACCGCTGCTCGTGCTGCCGTGA